One genomic segment of Virgibacillus doumboii includes these proteins:
- a CDS encoding succinate dehydrogenase cytochrome b558 subunit — protein MTEHREFFYRRLHSLLGVIPIGIFLIQHLVVNHFAVYGEESFNKAAGFMHDLPFRIVLEIVIIFLPILFHAILGVYIVFVTKNNTRRYGYFRNWMFYLQRITGIITFVFIAWHVWETRVQIGLGNEELNYSLMENILASPVMFWFYVLGVISTTFHFSNGLWSFLVSWGFTQSPRSQKIVTYASLIVFIAISYIGVRALIKFAYGV, from the coding sequence ATGACAGAGCATCGTGAGTTCTTTTACAGAAGACTCCATTCCTTGTTAGGCGTAATACCAATTGGAATCTTTTTGATTCAGCATTTGGTTGTAAACCATTTTGCTGTGTATGGTGAAGAAAGTTTCAACAAAGCAGCAGGATTTATGCATGATTTGCCATTCAGGATAGTATTGGAAATAGTTATCATTTTCCTGCCTATATTATTTCATGCGATTTTAGGGGTTTACATTGTTTTTGTTACGAAAAACAACACAAGACGTTACGGATATTTCCGAAACTGGATGTTTTATTTGCAACGGATTACAGGGATCATTACATTTGTTTTTATTGCATGGCATGTTTGGGAAACTCGTGTGCAAATCGGGTTAGGAAATGAAGAGTTGAACTATAGCTTAATGGAAAACATTCTGGCAAGTCCTGTAATGTTCTGGTTTTACGTTTTGGGAGTAATTTCAACTACTTTCCATTTCAGTAATGGTCTATGGAGCTTCCTGGTATCATGGGGATTCACACAATCACCAAGATCTCAGAAGATTGTTACATATGCGTCGCTAATTGTCTTCATAGCGATTAGCTATATCGGAGTTCGAGCTTTAATTAAATTTGCTTATGGAGTTTAA
- the sdhA gene encoding succinate dehydrogenase flavoprotein subunit produces the protein MSNKKVIVVGGGLAGLMATIKAAEAGVNVDLFSIVPVKRSHSVCAQGGINGAVNTKGEGDSPWKHFDDTVYGGDFLANQPPVKAMCEAAPGIINLLDRMGVMFNRTPEGLLDFRRFGGTSVHRTAYAGATTGQQLLYALDEQVRRYEVEGLVTKYESWEFLGAILDDDGVGKGIVAQDITTHEIKSYPSDATIMATGGPGIIFGKSTNSMINTGSAASILYQQGAKYANGEFIQIHPTAIPGDDKLRLMSESARGEGGRIWTYKDGEPWYFLEEKYPAYGNLVTRDIATREIFDVCVNQKLGINGENMVYLDLSHKDPKELDVKLGGIIEIYEKFVGEDPRKVPMKIFPAVHYSMGGLWVDYDQMTSIPGIFACGECDYSQHGGNRLGANSLLSAIYGGSVAGPNAINYIEGLDKHVEDMSSELFDSKEKEEQDKFEAFMKMEGDENAYQIHKELGEWMTDNVTVVRDNDNLLKTDEKIQELQERWKQININDTSRWSNQGVMFTRQLENMLHLARVITMGAYNRNESRGAHYKPDYPYRNDEEWLKTTIATFDKEKNAPEISYEEVDTSLIEPRLRDYTQKN, from the coding sequence ATGAGTAACAAAAAAGTCATTGTTGTAGGCGGCGGCTTGGCTGGTCTTATGGCAACCATCAAAGCAGCTGAAGCCGGTGTGAATGTAGATTTATTTTCAATTGTCCCAGTTAAACGCTCTCACTCTGTATGTGCCCAAGGTGGAATAAACGGTGCAGTTAACACAAAAGGTGAAGGGGACTCTCCCTGGAAACATTTTGATGACACTGTATACGGCGGTGACTTCCTTGCGAATCAGCCGCCGGTAAAAGCAATGTGTGAAGCAGCACCGGGTATTATAAATTTACTTGACAGAATGGGTGTTATGTTTAACCGTACTCCGGAAGGTCTCTTGGATTTCCGGCGTTTTGGCGGAACATCTGTTCATCGTACGGCATACGCAGGAGCAACTACTGGACAACAATTACTATATGCTTTAGACGAACAAGTTCGTCGGTATGAAGTGGAAGGGTTAGTAACGAAATATGAAAGCTGGGAATTCCTCGGAGCCATTCTTGATGACGATGGTGTCGGAAAAGGTATTGTTGCACAAGATATTACGACACATGAAATTAAATCCTATCCATCTGATGCAACAATAATGGCTACCGGCGGACCGGGAATCATCTTTGGTAAATCAACTAACTCAATGATTAACACAGGTTCAGCAGCAAGTATTTTGTATCAGCAAGGTGCAAAATACGCAAACGGAGAATTTATCCAAATTCATCCGACTGCAATTCCTGGTGACGATAAACTGCGGTTGATGAGTGAATCAGCACGTGGTGAAGGTGGCCGTATTTGGACATATAAGGACGGTGAGCCTTGGTATTTCCTTGAAGAAAAATACCCTGCTTATGGAAACCTTGTAACACGTGATATTGCAACGCGTGAGATTTTTGATGTCTGTGTAAATCAAAAGCTTGGTATTAATGGAGAAAATATGGTTTACCTTGACCTGTCTCATAAAGATCCAAAAGAACTGGACGTCAAACTTGGTGGTATCATCGAAATTTATGAGAAATTTGTTGGGGAAGACCCTCGTAAAGTTCCGATGAAAATCTTCCCTGCTGTTCACTATTCAATGGGTGGACTTTGGGTTGACTATGATCAAATGACAAGTATCCCGGGAATCTTTGCATGTGGTGAATGTGATTATTCACAACATGGCGGAAACCGACTTGGTGCGAATTCCCTGTTATCTGCAATTTACGGTGGTTCTGTTGCAGGTCCGAATGCTATTAACTATATTGAAGGTCTTGATAAACACGTTGAAGATATGTCATCAGAATTATTTGACAGCAAAGAAAAAGAAGAGCAGGATAAATTTGAAGCGTTTATGAAGATGGAAGGTGATGAAAATGCCTACCAGATTCATAAAGAACTTGGGGAATGGATGACAGATAATGTAACTGTTGTGCGCGATAACGACAACCTGCTGAAAACAGACGAAAAAATACAGGAACTTCAGGAACGTTGGAAGCAAATTAACATCAACGACACTTCACGTTGGAGCAACCAGGGTGTTATGTTTACCCGTCAACTGGAAAACATGCTGCATTTAGCACGTGTTATTACAATGGGAGCATATAACCGAAATGAAAGTCGCGGTGCGCACTATAAACCTGATTACCCTTATCGTAATGATGAGGAATGGTTAAAGACAACCATTGCAACATTCGATAAAGAGAAAAATGCACCAGAAATATCATATGAAGAAGTTGATACATCATTGATTGAGCCGAGATTGAGAGACTATACACAAAAAAATTGA
- the sdhB gene encoding succinate dehydrogenase iron-sulfur subunit — translation MAEQETVRFIITRQDNPDSDPYEEEFDVPYKKNMNVISGLMEIRQNPVNAKGEKTAPVYWDMNCLEEVCGACSMVINGTARQSCAALVDKLEQPIRLEPMSTFPVVRDLIVDREQMFDALKQIKAWVPIDGTHDLGPGPRMPEKKRQWAYELSKCMTCGVCLEACPNVNDKSDFIGPAALSQARLFNAHPTGEMNASERLEGLMEDGGISGCSNAQNCVQVCPKGIPLTTSIAAMNRATNIQSFKNFFGSDNAH, via the coding sequence ATGGCTGAACAAGAAACTGTCAGATTTATTATAACCCGTCAAGACAACCCGGATTCTGATCCTTATGAGGAAGAATTTGATGTTCCTTACAAAAAGAATATGAACGTTATTTCCGGCTTAATGGAAATTCGTCAAAATCCGGTAAATGCCAAAGGGGAAAAAACTGCACCGGTATATTGGGATATGAACTGTCTTGAAGAAGTTTGCGGAGCCTGTTCGATGGTTATTAACGGGACAGCACGTCAATCATGTGCTGCATTGGTGGATAAATTGGAACAACCTATCAGACTGGAGCCCATGAGCACATTTCCTGTTGTCCGCGATTTGATCGTCGATCGCGAGCAAATGTTTGACGCATTAAAACAAATTAAAGCATGGGTTCCAATTGATGGAACCCATGATCTTGGGCCTGGGCCACGTATGCCTGAGAAAAAACGTCAGTGGGCTTATGAACTTTCAAAATGTATGACTTGCGGCGTATGTTTGGAAGCATGCCCAAATGTTAACGATAAGTCAGACTTTATTGGCCCGGCTGCACTTTCACAGGCACGCTTGTTTAATGCACACCCAACAGGTGAAATGAATGCAAGTGAAAGATTAGAAGGATTGATGGAAGATGGAGGTATCTCGGGCTGCAGTAACGCACAGAACTGTGTGCAGGTATGTCCAAAAGGTATTCCATTGACAACATCAATTGCAGCAATGAATCGTGCGACTAACATACAATCATTCAAGAACTTCTTTGGAAGCGACAATGCGCACTAA
- a CDS encoding acyl-CoA thioesterase: MIKVSYIENMEKWRSEFSFFVPINVRFSETDMFGHVNNVSPFIYFEQARIEFLQSAGLFNNTNNDDGMPIVADLQCDYHKQMFFNEKINLYVKVNHIGNTSLDIHYMALNQKDELCLTGRGRMVYINPETGKPVPLSKTMKEKLMAKHIGNATVKF, from the coding sequence TTGATAAAGGTATCATATATAGAGAACATGGAGAAATGGCGATCTGAATTCTCGTTTTTTGTGCCAATAAACGTGAGATTTTCAGAGACAGATATGTTTGGACATGTGAATAACGTATCTCCATTTATTTATTTCGAGCAGGCACGGATCGAATTTCTTCAGTCTGCAGGTCTTTTTAATAATACTAACAATGATGATGGGATGCCAATTGTTGCAGACTTACAATGTGATTATCATAAGCAAATGTTTTTTAACGAGAAAATCAACTTATATGTTAAGGTAAATCATATCGGGAATACTTCGCTTGATATTCATTATATGGCATTGAATCAGAAGGATGAGCTATGTTTAACAGGACGTGGACGGATGGTTTATATTAACCCGGAAACAGGTAAACCTGTCCCACTGAGTAAGACCATGAAGGAAAAGCTGATGGCGAAACATATTGGGAACGCTACTGTAAAGTTCTGA
- a CDS encoding helix-turn-helix domain-containing protein: protein MKDNEYKPKQLLTRREKEVFELLVQDKTTKEIAQELFISEKTVRNHISNAMQKLGVKGRSQAVVELLRMGELKL from the coding sequence TTGAAGGACAACGAGTACAAACCGAAGCAATTATTAACCAGACGTGAAAAAGAAGTATTCGAACTCTTAGTACAAGACAAAACAACAAAAGAAATTGCCCAGGAACTATTTATATCTGAGAAAACTGTCCGTAACCATATTTCAAATGCTATGCAAAAATTAGGAGTCAAGGGGCGATCACAAGCTGTAGTAGAGCTCCTTCGCATGGGGGAATTAAAGCTCTAA
- a CDS encoding potassium/proton antiporter yields MINEILESNQFILLMALLLIISVLVTKFSTRLGVPSLVLFIGVGMLVGSDGLNIIYFDNATIAQLIGVIALVIILFEGGLQTKWATIKPVLPSAVILATAGVLITTVVVAVAAKYMLDISWLEGFLLGSIVGSTDAAAVFAVLKDKNIKGNIKSTLEAESGSNDPMAMFLTLSFIQLITQDQTGLGSLIWTFFWQMGIGLLCGLIIGKMGSSSINRINLDSSGLYPLFGLAFAFLAYSITSLADASGLLAVYVAALVIGNSELTYRHSILRFNEGFAWMAQIVMFVILGLFVFPAELFQWNYIISGMLISLVLMLVARPVAVFLNLFKSPYTGKEKIFLSWAGLRGAVPIVLAIFPMLAEVEGSQIMFNVVFFVVLTSTLVQGSTITYMASKLGLEGEAKEKPIHSLELISIGKTNTEMVEYNVSSNNKIIGEKIEDIELPDKALINAIIRNNEILTPNGQTVIKENDTLYILVSRKSKQKLRNVLEEDTVAAE; encoded by the coding sequence ATGATAAATGAAATACTGGAATCAAATCAATTTATCCTTTTGATGGCGCTATTATTGATTATTAGTGTTCTTGTCACAAAGTTTTCCACACGATTAGGTGTCCCATCGCTTGTTCTGTTTATCGGAGTGGGCATGCTGGTCGGCAGCGATGGCTTAAATATTATCTATTTTGATAATGCAACAATTGCCCAGCTAATTGGTGTTATAGCACTTGTTATCATTTTGTTTGAAGGTGGTTTGCAAACGAAATGGGCTACCATTAAACCTGTTCTGCCTTCAGCTGTTATTCTGGCAACAGCGGGTGTACTTATAACTACAGTTGTTGTAGCAGTTGCCGCTAAATATATGCTTGATATTTCCTGGCTGGAAGGTTTTTTGTTGGGATCCATTGTTGGGTCTACCGATGCCGCAGCCGTATTTGCTGTGTTAAAGGATAAAAATATTAAGGGAAATATTAAATCGACACTTGAGGCTGAATCAGGCTCAAACGATCCGATGGCAATGTTCTTAACACTTTCTTTTATACAATTAATTACCCAGGATCAGACAGGTCTTGGTTCACTGATATGGACATTTTTCTGGCAAATGGGGATAGGGCTTTTGTGTGGATTAATAATTGGAAAAATGGGAAGTTCATCCATTAACCGAATCAATCTTGATTCAAGTGGCTTATATCCGCTATTTGGACTTGCATTCGCATTTCTGGCATACAGTATTACTTCACTTGCGGATGCCAGCGGGCTACTTGCCGTATATGTTGCTGCTTTGGTTATCGGAAATTCCGAATTGACTTACCGCCACTCCATTCTTCGGTTTAATGAAGGATTTGCATGGATGGCACAAATTGTCATGTTCGTTATATTAGGATTATTTGTTTTCCCTGCAGAATTGTTTCAATGGAATTATATAATTAGCGGCATGCTGATATCACTAGTATTAATGTTAGTGGCCAGACCTGTGGCAGTATTTCTGAACCTGTTTAAATCTCCATACACAGGTAAGGAAAAAATATTTTTATCATGGGCCGGATTACGCGGGGCAGTTCCAATTGTGCTGGCAATATTTCCAATGCTGGCAGAAGTGGAAGGCAGCCAAATTATGTTCAACGTTGTTTTTTTTGTTGTTTTAACCTCAACGCTTGTACAGGGTTCGACAATAACATATATGGCTTCTAAATTGGGATTGGAAGGTGAGGCTAAGGAAAAACCGATACATTCCCTTGAATTGATTTCCATTGGCAAAACGAATACGGAGATGGTTGAATATAATGTCTCAAGCAATAACAAAATTATCGGAGAAAAAATTGAGGATATTGAATTACCCGATAAAGCGTTGATCAACGCTATTATACGAAACAACGAGATTCTTACACCGAACGGTCAAACAGTTATTAAGGAAAACGATACTCTCTATATTTTGGTTTCAAGAAAGAGCAAGCAGAAGCTCAGAAATGTATTGGAAGAGGACACTGTTGCCGCAGAATAA
- a CDS encoding MarR family transcriptional regulator, with translation MVKQNGRKILNNYPITSPQFVALQWLIEEGDLTIGELSNKNGLAFSTTTDLVDRMEKNKLVERVRDGNDRRVVRIHVLEKGKTIIQEVIQKRQEYLGEVLSNFSTEQTDTLNNLLSFLYEQMQHVNKK, from the coding sequence ATGGTTAAACAGAACGGGCGCAAAATTTTAAATAATTACCCGATCACATCTCCACAGTTTGTTGCACTTCAATGGTTAATTGAAGAAGGTGACTTAACCATTGGGGAGCTGTCGAATAAAAACGGGCTGGCATTCAGTACCACGACAGATCTTGTCGACCGTATGGAAAAAAATAAGCTTGTCGAAAGAGTTCGTGATGGTAATGACCGGCGTGTAGTAAGGATTCATGTTCTTGAAAAAGGTAAGACAATTATTCAGGAGGTTATTCAGAAACGGCAGGAATATCTTGGTGAAGTTCTGTCAAATTTCTCGACTGAACAGACCGATACATTAAATAATTTACTATCCTTTTTGTATGAACAAATGCAACATGTTAATAAAAAATAA
- the racE gene encoding glutamate racemase has translation MNQAIGVIDSGVGGLTVAHELMRQLPKERLVYLGDTLRCPYGPRSKEEVKKFTWEMVDFLLKEDIKMLVVACNTATAFTLADLQDNLDIPVIGVIQPGARAAINFTQNSHIGVIGTEGTIRSEAYTSALKSIKPDVHVNALPCPLFVPMVEQGILSGKQAEEVVGESLLPLKRNNHIDTLILGCTHYPLIKETIQMIIGDHVTIISSSEETARDASAILEFHNQLNRSNHTPKHQFYTTGDLDIFKKIAASVFTKLVDNFQSVTIEKAVIQ, from the coding sequence TTGAATCAGGCAATAGGTGTTATCGATTCAGGTGTTGGCGGCTTAACAGTGGCACACGAACTTATGCGTCAGCTGCCAAAAGAAAGATTAGTGTACCTGGGTGACACATTACGATGTCCATATGGACCAAGGTCAAAAGAAGAAGTGAAAAAATTCACATGGGAAATGGTTGATTTTCTGCTTAAAGAAGATATTAAAATGCTTGTTGTTGCGTGTAATACTGCAACAGCTTTTACGCTCGCCGATCTGCAGGATAATTTAGACATCCCGGTTATCGGAGTAATTCAGCCTGGAGCGCGGGCAGCTATAAATTTTACACAAAATAGTCATATCGGGGTTATCGGGACAGAGGGAACGATTCGAAGTGAAGCTTATACAAGTGCACTGAAAAGCATAAAACCCGACGTTCATGTTAATGCTTTGCCATGTCCATTATTTGTTCCAATGGTTGAACAGGGGATTTTATCTGGAAAGCAAGCAGAAGAAGTAGTTGGCGAATCACTATTACCGTTAAAAAGAAATAATCACATTGATACGTTAATTCTTGGCTGTACACATTACCCGCTTATAAAAGAAACGATCCAAATGATTATTGGAGATCATGTTACAATTATTTCATCAAGTGAAGAAACCGCTCGGGATGCAAGTGCCATACTGGAATTTCATAACCAATTAAATAGAAGTAACCATACGCCGAAACATCAATTTTATACTACTGGTGATTTGGATATCTTTAAAAAAATTGCGGCCAGTGTCTTTACAAAATTGGTTGATAATTTTCAGTCGGTAACAATAGAAAAAGCTGTTATTCAATAA
- a CDS encoding GerMN domain-containing protein has product MQKRGILLLTITVCLSIILTGCFQGEQSLNDQEEMDPPQNAEAVNDLEGESEDTESTDENAEGETEANTNARTLYLLDSNGMVAPQTLQLPQIESKEVAKQAMEYLVKGGPVSQLLPNGFQAVLPAGTQVLSLNIQDNGTLVVDLSKEFKNYKASNELEVLQAMTYTMTQFDSVENVKLRINGNPQSEMPVNGTPIGEGYSRVNGINISDSGSVDLLASKPVTLYYPSVHDDNHYFVPVTQYIDVQNDDLYSSIVQTLLDGPVFNSNLQHVFNSKTELVNNPSLRSGVLEVVFNQEVLKNSEKAVISDEVMETLVRSLSVDKNVEAVEVKVENIETLFNENGEAYTEPVTTQTFTSTEKL; this is encoded by the coding sequence ATGCAGAAGCGCGGTATATTACTATTGACTATAACGGTGTGCCTTTCCATTATATTGACTGGATGTTTCCAGGGAGAACAGTCATTGAATGACCAGGAAGAAATGGATCCACCACAGAACGCTGAAGCAGTAAACGATTTAGAGGGTGAATCAGAAGATACTGAATCAACTGATGAAAATGCTGAAGGTGAAACAGAGGCTAATACGAATGCAAGGACCTTATATTTACTTGATTCGAATGGTATGGTGGCACCCCAAACCTTGCAATTGCCCCAGATTGAGTCCAAAGAGGTCGCAAAACAGGCAATGGAATACCTGGTAAAGGGAGGTCCGGTTTCACAATTATTGCCAAATGGTTTTCAGGCAGTTTTACCGGCCGGAACACAAGTACTTAGCCTGAATATACAGGATAATGGAACGTTAGTTGTAGACTTGTCAAAGGAGTTTAAAAATTACAAAGCAAGTAATGAACTTGAAGTACTGCAGGCAATGACATATACGATGACACAATTTGATTCCGTAGAAAATGTAAAACTGCGGATTAATGGAAATCCGCAAAGTGAGATGCCTGTTAACGGAACTCCTATCGGTGAAGGATATTCAAGGGTAAACGGGATAAACATTAGTGACTCCGGCAGTGTAGACTTGCTGGCAAGTAAACCTGTAACCTTATACTATCCATCGGTCCATGATGACAATCACTACTTTGTACCAGTAACCCAATATATTGACGTTCAAAATGATGATTTATATAGTTCCATTGTTCAGACACTCTTGGATGGACCTGTTTTTAATAGTAATTTACAACATGTTTTTAATAGTAAAACGGAACTTGTAAACAACCCAAGTTTACGAAGTGGCGTACTTGAGGTAGTTTTCAATCAGGAAGTATTAAAAAACAGCGAGAAAGCAGTAATATCCGATGAAGTCATGGAAACGTTGGTACGAAGCTTGTCGGTGGACAAAAATGTCGAGGCCGTAGAAGTGAAAGTGGAAAACATAGAAACATTATTTAATGAAAACGGGGAAGCCTATACAGAACCGGTGACAACACAAACATTTACTTCAACTGAAAAATTGTAA
- the rph gene encoding ribonuclease PH, whose amino-acid sequence MRNDQRNFNDLRPITIIPEFVKHPEGSVLIQVGDTKVICNASIEDRVPPFMRGQGKGWITAEYAMLPRATDQRNIRESSKGKVSGRTMEIQRLIGRSLRSVVDLDKIGERTVWVDCDVIQADGGTRTASITGAFVAVVLALNKLLKDNTIVKMPVTDFLAAISVGVLPDGSEVLDLNYGEDSDAQVDMNIVMTGNGQFVEIQGTGEEATFTNKQLQTMLGLAADGITQINEVQKNILGELADRIGETNSSKEDSK is encoded by the coding sequence GTGAGAAATGATCAAAGAAATTTTAATGATTTACGTCCAATAACAATTATCCCCGAATTTGTTAAACATCCGGAAGGCTCTGTACTTATTCAAGTTGGGGATACCAAAGTAATTTGCAATGCAAGTATTGAAGATAGAGTACCTCCTTTTATGCGCGGACAGGGTAAAGGATGGATAACTGCTGAATATGCTATGCTGCCGAGGGCAACTGATCAGCGTAATATTCGTGAATCCTCAAAAGGAAAAGTAAGCGGACGTACAATGGAAATACAACGATTAATCGGCCGGTCACTCCGTTCTGTTGTAGATTTGGACAAGATAGGTGAACGTACAGTCTGGGTTGATTGTGATGTGATTCAGGCTGATGGCGGCACAAGAACGGCGTCTATAACTGGTGCATTTGTTGCAGTTGTTTTAGCTTTAAATAAATTACTTAAAGACAATACAATTGTGAAAATGCCTGTAACTGATTTTTTAGCGGCGATATCGGTAGGAGTTTTACCGGATGGCAGTGAAGTGCTTGATTTAAATTATGGTGAGGATTCAGATGCGCAAGTAGATATGAATATTGTGATGACAGGTAATGGACAGTTCGTTGAAATACAGGGTACTGGTGAAGAGGCAACGTTTACGAACAAACAATTACAAACCATGCTTGGACTGGCTGCCGATGGGATCACTCAAATTAATGAAGTGCAAAAAAATATCCTTGGTGAACTTGCCGACCGAATAGGAGAAACAAACTCCAGTAAGGAAGATTCTAAATGA
- a CDS encoding XTP/dITP diphosphatase has protein sequence MNEIIIATKNPGKAKEFQAFFSEYNIKAISLLDLSESVEDIEETGTTFEENAALKAEQIANLFETPVLADDSGLVIDALDGRPGIYSARYAGEPKNDKANLEKVLKELQNVPDTDRTARFVCVLAVAIPGKDTIFKKGHCEGKISNDPDGSNGFGYDPIFIPDGYSKTMAQLSSDEKNKISHRKNAITQLESWIKDVQQSL, from the coding sequence ATGAATGAAATTATAATTGCAACTAAAAATCCCGGAAAGGCAAAAGAATTTCAAGCGTTTTTCTCGGAATATAACATAAAAGCAATTTCGTTGCTGGATTTGTCTGAGTCAGTTGAAGACATAGAAGAAACAGGAACGACTTTTGAAGAAAATGCGGCACTAAAAGCAGAACAAATAGCAAATCTGTTTGAAACGCCCGTGTTGGCTGATGACTCCGGACTGGTAATTGATGCGTTGGATGGAAGACCTGGAATCTACTCTGCCAGATATGCGGGAGAACCAAAGAATGATAAGGCAAATTTGGAAAAAGTGTTGAAAGAGTTACAGAATGTTCCCGATACTGACCGTACAGCTCGTTTTGTATGTGTTCTGGCTGTAGCCATTCCAGGTAAAGATACGATTTTTAAAAAGGGACATTGTGAAGGTAAAATTTCAAATGATCCTGATGGCTCGAATGGATTTGGATATGATCCGATTTTTATACCTGATGGTTATTCGAAAACGATGGCTCAGTTGTCTTCTGATGAAAAAAACAAAATCAGCCACCGTAAAAATGCAATTACACAGCTGGAATCATGGATAAAAGATGTGCAGCAATCATTGTGA
- a CDS encoding YfcE family phosphodiesterase, with translation MPKVLVISDSHGSTEELKQIKARHSVEFMIHCGDSELDMDAPELEGFLKVAGNCDFDTRFSQEQGSLIEDLHFFFAHGHRHQVKSNLLTVAYRAEEEGAQVICFGHTHIAGAEKVGNQLLINPGSTLLPRVRNEQTYALMEWNTVDDVHVDFYTVEGEHVEDLSIKTSLKG, from the coding sequence ATGCCCAAAGTTTTAGTTATAAGTGACAGTCATGGATCAACAGAAGAGCTTAAACAAATTAAAGCACGTCACTCGGTCGAGTTTATGATACATTGCGGAGATTCAGAACTGGATATGGATGCACCGGAATTGGAAGGATTTTTAAAAGTGGCGGGCAACTGTGACTTTGACACCAGATTTTCGCAAGAACAAGGAAGTTTAATTGAAGATCTGCATTTCTTTTTTGCGCATGGACATCGCCATCAGGTTAAGTCCAACCTATTAACAGTTGCATACCGTGCTGAAGAGGAAGGTGCGCAGGTTATTTGTTTTGGTCATACACATATTGCCGGAGCAGAGAAGGTTGGCAATCAATTACTGATCAACCCCGGAAGCACCCTATTGCCCAGGGTCAGGAATGAACAGACCTACGCATTGATGGAATGGAATACAGTTGATGATGTACATGTTGATTTTTATACGGTTGAAGGAGAACATGTAGAGGATTTATCAATTAAAACATCGTTGAAGGGGTAA
- a CDS encoding tetratricopeptide repeat protein — protein MLNEQDNVILFPKWRTKLEEESLLALKEKKYEEALTKLDELLSYHVDNHEIIMGKLMCLMELDRYDEAQDLCETLITHKYDGNYYHYVHIYLTILFQTSQYEHLMEQVELEFETGNVPDIILEQFQQLYDMSKEMQNEITYERSSEYISELQEAVNQQNHAEQWRLVERMRQINADPTKTVKPLLTNENVHPVTKTAILKWFKEKNVSDEVAIRKLDTQMTITPVNIPDIRSHPTMKQLVLIIGELEQKDPTLFQIVDKLLYRYIYVRYPVLPDDGEIIHIANALIQLGKEYLDIHTMQNESIENQVTRYMEEIKMCEVLYSTIIES, from the coding sequence ATGCTGAATGAACAAGACAATGTAATACTTTTCCCGAAATGGCGTACTAAATTAGAGGAAGAAAGCTTGCTTGCACTTAAAGAAAAAAAGTATGAAGAAGCTCTTACAAAGCTGGATGAGCTGTTAAGCTACCACGTTGATAATCATGAGATTATTATGGGAAAATTAATGTGTCTTATGGAACTGGATCGTTACGACGAGGCGCAGGATCTATGTGAAACATTAATTACACATAAGTATGACGGGAATTATTATCATTATGTACATATTTATTTAACGATTTTGTTTCAAACCAGCCAGTATGAACACTTGATGGAGCAGGTTGAGTTAGAATTTGAAACGGGAAATGTTCCGGATATTATTCTCGAGCAGTTCCAACAGCTGTACGATATGAGCAAAGAAATGCAAAATGAAATTACATATGAAAGATCTTCCGAATATATAAGTGAATTACAGGAGGCAGTAAATCAACAGAATCATGCAGAGCAGTGGCGACTGGTTGAACGTATGCGTCAGATAAATGCCGATCCAACGAAGACCGTGAAACCACTGTTAACCAATGAAAATGTTCATCCGGTAACAAAAACTGCAATTTTAAAGTGGTTTAAGGAGAAAAATGTTTCAGATGAGGTAGCGATAAGAAAACTTGACACACAGATGACTATTACACCAGTTAATATTCCTGACATCAGATCACACCCGACAATGAAACAGCTGGTTTTAATAATAGGGGAATTGGAACAGAAGGATCCAACATTATTCCAAATAGTTGATAAATTGTTGTACCGGTATATTTATGTAAGATACCCGGTTTTGCCAGATGACGGTGAAATAATACATATTGCCAATGCTCTGATACAGTTGGGTAAAGAATATTTGGATATACATACAATGCAAAATGAAAGTATTGAGAATCAGGTAACCCGTTATATGGAAGAAATTAAAATGTGTGAAGTGCTGTATTCAACAATTATTGAATCGTAG